In Populus nigra chromosome 10, ddPopNigr1.1, whole genome shotgun sequence, the following proteins share a genomic window:
- the LOC133704811 gene encoding uncharacterized protein LOC133704811, with product MGKKKQILFGESDPDIDLKSLIHQHSLLFDKLIKHIPAKFYLPTDEKEKPWFHGLSKGAKASAKKEARENIKKARRERLDPEKSSTTTLDLLMQNLEKEKSNSESDGEEVEINPMVSGLENDDQSVTYEELRQRLHRKIEELRGGRDCGSSERSKKRREMKVTLQKKRKRESGSEEKRPGMSTSLERVEKDAEEATKELKFSHVKMGNEEEHGKKKKRKVSKLKELEKAKELEEAKKDPDKGGLVSKKHSWKAATSRAAGIKVHDDPKLLKQSLKKDSKKHQKNNEKWKERVETQLKMKAEKQQKRSRNIADRIERKKMRRIEKRERKLTRPGFGGRKEGYINEGLT from the coding sequence ATGGGCAAGAAAAAGCAAATTCTTTTCGGTGAATCAGATCCTGATATTGATCTTAAGTCTCTTATTCATCAGCATTCTTTGTTGTTTGACAAGTTGATTAAACACATCCCCGCTAAGTTCTATCTACCCACTGACGAGAAAGAGAAGCCATGGTTTCATGGCCTTAGTAAGGGTGCAAAAGCTTCAGCAAAGAAGGAGGCAAGGGAAAATATTAAGAAAGCAAGGAGGGAACGTCTTGATCCTGAGAAGTCTTCTACAACAACCCTTGATTTGTTGATGCAAAACTTGGAGAAGGAAAAATCAAACAGCGAGAGTGATGGTGAAGAAGTGGAGATTAATCCAATGGTGTCTGGTTTAGAAAATGATGACCAATCAGTCACATATGAAGAACTCCGGCAACGACTTCATCGTAAAATTGAAGAGCTTCGAGGAGGTAGAGATTGTGGTAGCTCAGAGAGATCAAAGAAGAGGAGGGAGATGAAAGTGACTCTGCAAAAGAAACGCAAGAGGGAATCTGGGTCTGAAGAAAAGAGGCCTGGCATGAGTACTTCATTGGAAAGGGTGGAGAAGGATGCAGAGGAAGCTACAAAGGAGCTCAAGTTCAGTCATGTTAAAATGGGGAATGAAGAGGAACacgggaagaagaagaagaggaaggttTCAAAGTTAAAAGAGCTtgaaaaagcaaaagaattGGAAGAAGCAAAGAAAGACCCAGATAAAGGGGGCCTGGTCTCAAAGAAGCATTCATGGAAAGCAGCAACAAGTAGAGCTGCAGGAATTAAAGTTCATGATGATCCAAAGCTTCTGAAACAGAGCTTAAAGAAGGATAGCAAGAAgcatcaaaagaataatgagAAGTGGAAGGAAAGGGTTGAAACCCAGCTGAAAATGAAAGCTGAGAAACAGCAAAAAAGATCAAGGAATATAGCTGACAGAATTGAACGGAAGAAGATGCGGCGGattgagaagagagagagaaagctcACGAGGCCAGGGTTTGGAGGTCGCAAGGAAGGTTATATCAATGAAGGTTTAACTTGA